One genomic segment of Microbacterium sp. ProA8 includes these proteins:
- a CDS encoding FtsK/SpoIIIE domain-containing protein encodes MRSTAFPTLGAATATATGTAAVSVADDEPLTLPAAWRPPARPPLPIVAAVVPVVGAVALWLVTGSVYSLWFALLGPVIAAATVLDAHRAARKDGRRAAAEAAHARDAVASAVAARHTGERAQLWTLHPDVARLVAGGGDIWRSGRAASIVVGEGERTSSVRVTGGDGDRDAADLRRRAGRLTGAPVTLPLSAGIAVVGGETLAVAVQRALVLQLCLALAPGDLRIVGALGPALEWIEALPHRGAGGGAALAVIGPGELAPAEADIVIARCRPGEPLPPRCQAVLTVAAPGVARMEHAGEALPLHVEAVARAQAEDIAADLAARAESSLGLVRDGGEPLALAPLLEGVPQTTRGLPAPIGVGGGRTAVIDLVADGPHAVVAGVTGAGKSELLITWILSLCATRTTDEVTFLLADFKGGTAFDGLAGVPHVTGVITDLDGSGARRAIDSLRAELRRREATIAAAGARDIADPRVRLPRLVVVVDEFAALLADQPELHGLFADIAARGRALGIHLILGTQRAAGVIRDNLLANCPLRISLRVTDPADSRALLGTDDAARLPGGAAGRGAAFVRRAGDAAPQQVRIALSDARDVAAAALRTGHRAPTRPWLPALPPLMTVDELAARAATGREAPPPGGVVLGLADEPERQRQPVAFVGAADRALLVLGGPGSGVSNVLEVIAMQTQGHTVRVPAHPERLWDAVSALHDELPPPGSVVLIDDLDAVALRLPPEYAHVVLERIEGLVRRAGDAGVLVVAGAHRMTGPVSRLAELFARRLVLPYPTRVDHAAAGGDPSTFDPAAPPGRGRLDGRAVQIAAAPAASPLPAPVEEQWMPAARLTGVVARRSPAGRRALAVWRQQGVRVLEVDDYVVDPASTADARVVIVGEPDDWQRHWRLLADVRGDHDLVIDTSCAAELRVVAGYRGVPPYCEPGAGRAWLIAAGAEPVRIVLPSGDVRPNRRGAVLTGSSPTA; translated from the coding sequence ATGCGCTCGACCGCTTTCCCGACCCTCGGGGCCGCCACCGCCACCGCCACGGGCACCGCTGCCGTCTCTGTCGCCGACGACGAACCGCTGACGCTTCCCGCAGCATGGCGGCCGCCCGCACGCCCGCCGCTGCCCATCGTGGCGGCCGTCGTCCCCGTGGTCGGCGCGGTGGCCCTCTGGCTCGTCACCGGCTCGGTGTACTCGCTCTGGTTCGCACTGCTGGGGCCGGTGATCGCGGCGGCGACGGTGCTGGACGCACACCGCGCAGCCAGAAAAGACGGCAGGCGCGCCGCGGCAGAGGCCGCCCACGCCCGCGACGCCGTCGCATCGGCCGTCGCCGCGCGCCACACCGGCGAGCGTGCGCAGTTGTGGACCCTGCATCCCGATGTCGCCCGCCTCGTCGCCGGCGGCGGCGACATCTGGCGCAGCGGTCGCGCCGCCTCGATCGTGGTGGGCGAGGGGGAACGCACGAGCAGCGTGCGCGTCACCGGCGGCGACGGAGACCGGGATGCCGCAGACCTGCGCCGCCGCGCCGGTCGCTTGACGGGTGCGCCTGTCACGCTGCCGCTCTCGGCGGGAATCGCCGTCGTCGGCGGCGAAACGCTCGCCGTCGCGGTGCAGCGGGCCCTGGTGCTGCAGCTGTGCCTGGCGCTCGCGCCGGGCGATCTGCGCATCGTGGGAGCGCTCGGCCCGGCGCTCGAGTGGATCGAGGCGCTTCCACATCGCGGCGCAGGCGGCGGTGCGGCGCTCGCGGTGATCGGTCCGGGCGAGCTCGCGCCGGCTGAAGCCGACATCGTCATCGCACGATGCCGCCCGGGCGAACCGCTGCCGCCGCGGTGCCAGGCGGTCCTGACCGTGGCCGCACCGGGTGTCGCGCGGATGGAACACGCCGGCGAGGCGCTGCCGTTGCACGTCGAGGCCGTCGCCCGGGCACAGGCGGAGGACATCGCCGCTGACCTCGCAGCCCGGGCGGAGAGCAGTCTCGGCCTCGTCCGCGACGGCGGCGAACCCCTCGCGCTCGCGCCTCTTCTCGAAGGCGTTCCCCAGACGACGCGAGGTCTTCCCGCGCCGATCGGCGTCGGCGGTGGGCGGACGGCCGTCATCGATCTCGTGGCGGACGGGCCGCATGCGGTGGTCGCGGGGGTCACCGGCGCAGGCAAGAGCGAGCTGCTCATCACCTGGATCCTCTCGCTGTGCGCGACCCGCACCACCGACGAGGTGACCTTCCTGCTCGCGGACTTCAAGGGCGGCACCGCCTTCGACGGCCTCGCCGGCGTGCCGCACGTCACCGGCGTCATCACCGATCTCGACGGCTCGGGAGCGCGACGGGCGATCGACAGCCTGCGAGCCGAGCTGCGCCGCCGGGAGGCCACCATCGCCGCGGCCGGGGCCCGCGACATCGCGGACCCCCGGGTGCGGCTCCCGCGGCTGGTGGTTGTGGTCGACGAGTTCGCCGCGCTGCTCGCCGACCAGCCCGAGCTGCACGGGCTCTTCGCCGACATCGCGGCGCGCGGCCGCGCGCTCGGCATCCATCTCATCCTCGGCACGCAGCGGGCTGCGGGTGTGATCCGCGACAATCTGCTCGCGAACTGCCCCTTGCGGATCAGCCTGCGCGTCACGGATCCCGCCGACAGCCGGGCGCTGCTGGGCACCGACGACGCCGCTCGACTGCCGGGCGGAGCGGCCGGGCGGGGAGCCGCGTTCGTGCGGCGCGCCGGCGACGCCGCGCCGCAACAGGTGCGCATCGCCCTGTCGGATGCCCGGGACGTCGCGGCCGCGGCTCTCCGCACCGGGCATCGCGCCCCCACGCGTCCGTGGTTGCCCGCGCTTCCCCCGCTGATGACGGTCGACGAGCTCGCCGCACGCGCCGCGACGGGCAGGGAGGCTCCGCCACCGGGAGGCGTGGTCCTCGGCCTGGCGGACGAGCCCGAGCGCCAGCGGCAGCCGGTCGCCTTCGTGGGTGCGGCCGACCGCGCGCTGCTCGTGCTCGGCGGACCGGGATCCGGCGTCTCCAACGTGCTCGAGGTCATCGCGATGCAGACCCAGGGTCACACCGTGCGGGTGCCGGCACACCCGGAACGCCTGTGGGACGCGGTCTCCGCCCTGCACGACGAGCTGCCCCCGCCGGGGTCCGTCGTGCTGATCGACGACCTCGACGCCGTCGCGCTGCGCCTGCCCCCCGAGTACGCGCACGTGGTGCTCGAACGCATCGAGGGTCTCGTCCGCCGCGCCGGCGACGCCGGGGTGCTCGTCGTGGCCGGCGCCCACCGCATGACAGGCCCGGTGTCGCGGCTCGCCGAACTCTTCGCGCGACGGCTCGTGCTGCCGTACCCCACGCGCGTCGACCACGCCGCAGCAGGTGGCGATCCCTCGACGTTCGACCCTGCGGCGCCGCCGGGCCGCGGGCGGCTCGACGGGCGTGCGGTGCAGATCGCCGCGGCCCCGGCGGCGTCGCCCCTGCCTGCGCCCGTGGAGGAGCAGTGGATGCCGGCGGCCCGGCTCACCGGTGTGGTCGCGCGCCGATCACCGGCGGGCCGGCGGGCGCTCGCCGTCTGGCGGCAGCAGGGCGTGCGGGTGCTGGAGGTCGACGACTACGTGGTGGATCCGGCATCCACGGCGGACGCGCGCGTCGTCATCGTGGGCGAGCCGGACGACTGGCAGCGCCATTGGCGTCTGCTCGCCGATGTGCGGGGCGACCACGACCTGGTCATCGACACGTCCTGCGCCGCGGAACTGCGGGTCGTTGCGGGGTACCGCGGCGTGCCGCCCTACTGCGAGCCCGGCGCGGGGCGCGCCTGGCTCATCGCGGCGGGAGCGGAGCCCGTGCGCATTGTCCTTCCCTCCGGCGATGTCCGGCCGAACCGTCGGGGCGCTGTGTTGACCGGCTCTTCGCCCACCGCTTAG
- a CDS encoding APC family permease translates to MATTPIDLQRPEGKGLAAGTLGLWGSTVIGLASTAPVYSLVATLGFVVLAVGAQAPIAFVIAFIPMLFIAFAYRELNNAVPDCGTTFTWGTKAFGPWVGWMGGWGVAVAGMVVLANLAQIAGIYFWALVDGIVGSAEDALLSDNVPLVTATGVAFIAAMTWVSWRGVEIGERIQNILLGIQYLALAIFVVAALWHFFAGTAPDPTPFDWSWFNPFAFTEWGGFVESILLALFIYWGWDTCLALNEETKDPKRIPGRAALLTTVILLVTYVGVTVAAMMYAGLGSEGTGLGNEANADDFFLAIKDGLLGPLGWVLVVAVMISAISSTQTTILPTARGTLSMAAYKALPRRFASVHPRYKTPSFSTLVMGIVASLYYIGMTLISDNILQDSILSLGLAIAFYYAITGYACVWYFRRELFTSARNFFYRFLFPLLGALMLTYAFVQSAIDMYDVDYGYTVLLGIGGTFVLGIGSLAFGVLLMFLWFAFPRAKPFFRGESLNRDTEVLVPEDPADFSRSIDGGLA, encoded by the coding sequence GTGGCTACAACCCCGATCGATCTGCAACGGCCTGAGGGCAAGGGACTCGCCGCCGGCACGCTGGGTCTGTGGGGCTCCACCGTCATCGGCCTCGCGTCCACCGCTCCGGTCTACTCCCTGGTGGCGACCCTCGGGTTCGTCGTCCTCGCCGTCGGGGCCCAGGCGCCCATCGCGTTCGTCATCGCGTTCATCCCGATGCTCTTCATCGCGTTCGCCTACCGCGAGCTCAACAACGCCGTGCCGGACTGCGGCACCACGTTCACGTGGGGCACGAAGGCGTTCGGTCCGTGGGTGGGCTGGATGGGCGGATGGGGCGTCGCCGTCGCGGGCATGGTCGTGCTCGCCAACCTCGCGCAGATCGCGGGCATCTACTTCTGGGCGCTCGTCGACGGGATCGTGGGCAGCGCCGAGGACGCACTCCTCTCGGACAACGTCCCCCTCGTCACGGCGACCGGTGTCGCGTTCATCGCGGCGATGACCTGGGTCAGCTGGCGCGGGGTCGAGATCGGCGAGCGGATCCAGAACATCCTGCTCGGCATCCAGTACCTCGCTCTGGCCATCTTCGTCGTCGCCGCGCTGTGGCACTTCTTCGCCGGCACCGCTCCGGACCCGACCCCGTTCGACTGGTCGTGGTTCAACCCCTTCGCGTTCACCGAGTGGGGCGGATTCGTCGAGTCGATCCTCCTCGCGCTCTTCATCTACTGGGGCTGGGACACCTGTCTCGCGCTCAACGAGGAGACCAAGGACCCCAAGCGCATCCCCGGTCGGGCGGCGCTGCTGACCACGGTGATCCTGCTGGTGACCTACGTCGGTGTCACCGTCGCAGCGATGATGTACGCCGGGCTCGGCAGCGAGGGCACGGGCCTGGGCAACGAGGCGAATGCCGACGACTTCTTCCTTGCGATCAAGGACGGACTCCTCGGCCCCCTCGGCTGGGTGCTGGTGGTCGCGGTCATGATCTCGGCGATCTCGTCGACGCAGACCACGATCCTGCCCACGGCGCGGGGAACGCTGTCGATGGCGGCCTACAAGGCGCTCCCGCGGCGGTTCGCCTCGGTGCACCCGCGGTACAAGACGCCGTCGTTCTCCACGCTCGTCATGGGCATCGTCGCCTCGCTCTACTACATCGGGATGACCCTGATCAGCGACAACATCCTGCAGGACTCCATCCTCTCGCTCGGACTGGCCATCGCGTTCTACTACGCGATCACCGGCTATGCCTGCGTCTGGTACTTCCGCCGCGAGCTGTTCACGTCGGCGCGGAACTTCTTCTACCGGTTCCTGTTCCCGCTGCTGGGGGCGCTCATGCTGACCTACGCGTTCGTGCAGTCGGCGATCGACATGTACGACGTCGACTACGGCTACACCGTCCTCCTCGGAATCGGCGGCACGTTCGTCCTCGGAATCGGCTCACTCGCGTTCGGCGTGCTGCTGATGTTCCTGTGGTTCGCCTTCCCGCGCGCCAAGCCGTTCTTCCGCGGCGAGAGCCTGAACCGCGACACCGAGGTGCTCGTGCCGGAGGATCCCGCCGATTTCTCCCGGTCGATCGACGGCGGGCTCGCCTGA
- a CDS encoding DUF5655 domain-containing protein: MTDDREWTVEDHLRGADPDAVRLWHRIDELIGSFGPVTHSVAKTTITFRGPRRGFAGARPMRQGVRGYFDLMRELPPDPRILGASPYGRRLFVHQFRLADESEFDETVASWLREAYDVGCGAHLGP; the protein is encoded by the coding sequence ATGACGGACGACCGGGAATGGACGGTGGAGGACCATCTGCGAGGCGCCGATCCCGACGCCGTTCGCCTGTGGCACCGCATCGACGAGCTGATCGGCTCTTTCGGCCCGGTGACGCACTCGGTGGCGAAGACCACGATCACCTTCCGCGGTCCTCGGCGCGGGTTCGCGGGCGCCCGGCCGATGCGCCAGGGGGTGCGCGGCTACTTCGACCTGATGCGCGAACTGCCGCCCGACCCGAGGATCCTCGGCGCCTCACCCTACGGGCGGCGACTCTTCGTGCACCAGTTCCGCCTCGCCGACGAGAGCGAGTTCGACGAGACCGTCGCCTCCTGGCTGCGCGAGGCGTACGACGTGGGCTGCGGAGCGCACCTCGGCCCCTGA
- the ald gene encoding alanine dehydrogenase, with protein sequence MRISVPTEIKNNEYRVALTPAGVHDLVASGHEVFVQRGAGAGSSMPDAEYEAAGAVMLDEAAEVWARAELLLKVKEPIASEYGYFRDDLVLFTYLHLAADRPLTERLVSDRVTAIAYETVQLPGGGLPLLAPMSEVAGRLAPTVGAATLMRSAGGLGLLMSGVPGTRPATVTVIGGGVAGANAAVIAVGLGADVTVFDTNVQRLRYLDDHFQGRVKTAASNPLDLDRAVVASDLVIGSVLIPGAKAPKLVTNDMVARMRPGSVLVDIAVDQGGCFEDTHPTTHADPTFPVHGSIFYCVANMPGAVPNTSTSALTNATLPYVRQIARHGWQAALRSDAALAAGLNTVGGHVANAGVATAHDLELAPLDVALV encoded by the coding sequence ATGCGGATCAGCGTCCCCACCGAGATCAAGAACAACGAATACCGGGTCGCCCTCACCCCCGCGGGAGTGCACGATCTGGTGGCCTCCGGCCACGAGGTGTTCGTGCAGCGCGGCGCCGGCGCGGGCTCGTCCATGCCGGACGCCGAGTACGAGGCGGCCGGAGCGGTCATGCTCGACGAGGCCGCGGAGGTGTGGGCGCGGGCGGAGCTGCTGCTGAAGGTCAAGGAGCCGATCGCGAGCGAGTACGGCTACTTCCGCGACGACCTCGTGCTGTTCACCTACCTGCACCTCGCCGCCGACCGCCCGCTCACCGAGCGCCTGGTCTCCGACCGGGTCACCGCCATCGCGTACGAGACGGTGCAGCTTCCGGGCGGCGGGCTGCCGCTCCTCGCGCCGATGAGCGAGGTCGCCGGCCGGCTCGCACCGACCGTCGGCGCCGCGACGCTGATGCGCTCCGCGGGCGGCCTCGGCCTGTTGATGTCGGGAGTGCCCGGCACGCGGCCGGCGACGGTGACCGTCATCGGCGGCGGTGTCGCGGGCGCGAACGCGGCCGTCATCGCAGTCGGGCTGGGCGCCGACGTCACCGTGTTCGACACCAACGTCCAGCGGCTCCGTTACCTCGACGACCACTTCCAGGGCCGGGTGAAGACCGCGGCCTCCAACCCGCTCGATCTCGACCGCGCGGTCGTGGCTTCGGACCTCGTCATCGGATCCGTGCTGATCCCCGGGGCCAAGGCCCCGAAGCTCGTCACCAACGACATGGTCGCGCGCATGCGGCCGGGGTCGGTGCTCGTCGACATCGCGGTCGACCAGGGCGGCTGCTTCGAAGACACGCACCCGACGACGCACGCCGACCCGACGTTCCCCGTGCACGGGAGCATCTTCTACTGCGTGGCCAACATGCCCGGCGCCGTCCCGAACACGTCGACCTCGGCGCTCACGAACGCGACGCTCCCCTATGTCCGCCAGATCGCCCGGCATGGGTGGCAGGCGGCGCTGCGGTCGGACGCCGCCCTCGCGGCGGGCCTCAACACCGTCGGCGGCCACGTCGCGAACGCGGGCGTCGCGACGGCGCACGATCTCGAGCTCGCACCGCTGGACGTCGCACTCGTCTGA
- a CDS encoding asparaginase translates to MPQTFAAADAVELAVVERSGFIESRHAGIAIVLAADGTIAEKLGDPSALILPRSSLKPLQALACLSAGAPLEGEKLGLSTASHSGTDRHVAVVRDILSLAQLSEEDLGCPPAWPGDTATRDELVRELGQPARIRMNCSGKHATMLLTSVVNGWDTDGYLAPGHPVQILIRETIERLIGEKIAATAVDGCGAPVYATTLFGLARAIHRIGNSSTTSPFALHRSAGALVDAVRANPWTIDGPGRADTIAIERLGVFAKGGAEGVMVMVAPNGTTVTLKMLDGSGRAATAVALRLLERHGALASADVADTLSKLPLTVTGGGQDVGAIRPAF, encoded by the coding sequence GTGCCGCAGACCTTCGCCGCAGCCGACGCCGTCGAACTCGCCGTTGTCGAACGCAGCGGTTTCATCGAGTCGCGACACGCGGGCATCGCCATCGTGCTGGCCGCCGACGGCACCATCGCCGAGAAGCTGGGCGATCCGTCGGCACTGATCCTCCCCCGCTCGAGCCTCAAGCCCCTCCAAGCGCTCGCGTGCCTCTCGGCCGGCGCGCCGCTGGAGGGCGAGAAGCTCGGACTCTCCACGGCGAGCCACTCGGGCACCGACCGTCACGTCGCGGTCGTGCGCGACATCCTCTCGCTCGCCCAGCTGAGCGAGGAGGATCTCGGGTGTCCGCCCGCGTGGCCCGGCGACACCGCCACCCGCGACGAGCTGGTGCGCGAGCTCGGTCAGCCGGCACGCATCCGCATGAACTGCTCGGGCAAGCACGCCACCATGCTCCTCACCAGCGTCGTGAACGGCTGGGATACTGACGGCTACCTCGCGCCGGGGCATCCGGTGCAGATCCTCATCCGCGAGACCATCGAGCGTCTCATCGGCGAGAAGATCGCCGCCACCGCCGTCGACGGCTGCGGGGCCCCCGTGTACGCCACGACCCTCTTCGGGCTGGCCCGCGCCATCCACCGCATCGGCAACTCCTCGACCACCTCGCCGTTCGCGCTGCATCGCAGCGCCGGCGCGCTCGTCGACGCCGTGCGCGCGAACCCCTGGACGATCGACGGGCCCGGACGCGCCGACACGATCGCCATCGAGCGGCTGGGCGTCTTCGCCAAGGGCGGGGCCGAGGGCGTCATGGTGATGGTGGCCCCCAACGGCACCACGGTGACGCTCAAGATGCTGGACGGCAGCGGTCGCGCCGCGACCGCCGTCGCTCTGCGGCTGCTGGAGCGCCACGGCGCGCTCGCGTCCGCCGACGTCGCCGACACGCTGTCGAAGCTTCCGCTGACCGTCACCGGCGGCGGACAGGACGTCGGGGCCATCCGCCCCGCCTTCTAG
- a CDS encoding OsmC family protein translates to MWGEHRYSVRTTWTGDRGTGTSGYRDYDRAVTIEIDGKPALQASADKPFRGDPSRWNPEDMLLAALSECHLLSYLHACVQAGVVVVGYEDEASGLMVEDGRGGGAFREVVLRPRVTVADASMTDAATAAHAQANEWCFIANSVNFPVRHEPTTLVAGA, encoded by the coding sequence ATGTGGGGCGAGCATCGATACTCCGTCCGGACGACCTGGACGGGTGACCGCGGCACCGGCACCTCCGGCTACCGGGACTACGACCGGGCCGTGACGATCGAGATCGACGGCAAGCCCGCCCTGCAGGCCTCTGCTGACAAGCCGTTCCGGGGCGATCCCTCCCGCTGGAACCCCGAGGACATGCTGCTCGCCGCTCTCAGCGAGTGCCATCTGCTGTCGTATCTCCACGCCTGCGTGCAGGCGGGCGTGGTGGTCGTCGGCTACGAGGACGAGGCATCCGGTCTGATGGTCGAAGACGGCCGCGGGGGCGGCGCCTTCCGTGAGGTCGTGCTGCGGCCTCGCGTGACCGTCGCGGATGCATCGATGACGGATGCCGCGACCGCCGCGCATGCGCAGGCGAACGAGTGGTGCTTCATCGCGAACTCGGTGAACTTCCCGGTGCGCCACGAGCCCACGACCCTCGTCGCCGGCGCCTGA
- a CDS encoding lysophospholipid acyltransferase family protein — protein sequence MGFTYALGRQIIRPLARIVYRPRVDGKANVPKSGPVIFASNHLSFIDSIAIPVASPRPVHFLAKASYFETGLSRWFFTAIGAIPVQRGAGQAALDALDQQRTLLEEGSAVALYPEGTRSLDGRLYKGRTGVAFLALQTGAPVVPVGLIGTDDVMPVGAKMPSLSHRITVRFGEPLDLAHHGPASSGKARRLATDEIMAAIHALSGQELANAYNEVPAQNPIDRIKQVLPHERR from the coding sequence ATGGGCTTCACCTACGCTCTGGGACGCCAGATCATCCGGCCCCTCGCGCGCATCGTGTACCGCCCTCGTGTGGACGGGAAGGCGAACGTCCCGAAGTCGGGACCGGTCATCTTCGCCAGCAATCACCTGTCGTTCATCGACTCGATCGCGATCCCCGTGGCCTCACCCCGGCCCGTGCATTTCCTTGCCAAGGCGAGCTATTTCGAGACGGGCCTCTCCCGCTGGTTCTTCACCGCCATCGGAGCCATCCCGGTCCAGCGCGGCGCCGGGCAGGCGGCGCTCGACGCTCTCGATCAGCAGCGCACCCTGCTCGAAGAGGGCAGCGCCGTCGCGCTGTACCCCGAGGGCACGCGATCGCTGGACGGCCGCCTCTACAAGGGGCGGACGGGCGTGGCCTTCCTCGCGCTGCAGACCGGCGCGCCGGTCGTCCCCGTCGGACTCATCGGCACCGACGACGTGATGCCGGTCGGTGCGAAGATGCCTTCGCTCAGCCACCGCATCACGGTCAGGTTCGGCGAACCGCTCGACCTGGCACACCACGGGCCGGCCTCGTCGGGCAAGGCCCGCCGGCTCGCCACCGACGAGATCATGGCCGCGATCCACGCCCTGTCGGGGCAGGAGCTCGCCAACGCCTACAACGAGGTCCCGGCGCAGAACCCGATCGACCGCATCAAGCAGGTCCTCCCGCACGAGCGACGCTGA
- a CDS encoding FKBP-type peptidyl-prolyl cis-trans isomerase translates to MRIRPLAALSVAAMSALLLAGCAGSAEPDATPSPSSSAAASDCGLDPQPGADSDAITVSGAAPELAAEVPADLEFAELQRTIAEDSDGEELAVGELVSGQYLIIDPATGEVLLDSATTTPDDSGLVPIIVDGNGIFGSSVLCTPLGSSTAFTIPGSMLGEGAANAVVIAQSIDQLPTVATGAEQDPVEGMPEVELDDDGAPTITVPDEEPPAEVQMADLKLGEGATVESGDTVFVQYRGVKWSDGTEFDSSWSRGTPAQFQTTGVVAGFQQALEGQTVGSQVLVVIPPAAGYGEGEINDQDLKGETLVFVIDILGVQRAAAAE, encoded by the coding sequence GTGCGCATTCGCCCGCTCGCCGCCCTGTCCGTCGCCGCGATGTCGGCCCTCCTGCTGGCCGGCTGCGCCGGCTCCGCCGAGCCGGACGCCACTCCCAGCCCGTCGTCGAGTGCGGCCGCCTCGGACTGCGGACTCGATCCGCAGCCCGGCGCCGACTCCGACGCGATCACCGTCTCCGGAGCCGCCCCCGAACTCGCGGCCGAGGTCCCGGCCGATCTCGAGTTCGCGGAGCTCCAGCGGACCATCGCGGAAGATAGTGACGGTGAAGAGCTCGCGGTCGGGGAGCTCGTCTCCGGCCAGTACCTCATCATCGACCCGGCCACGGGCGAGGTCCTGCTCGACTCGGCCACCACCACGCCTGACGACTCGGGCCTGGTTCCGATCATCGTCGACGGCAACGGCATCTTCGGCAGCAGCGTGCTCTGCACGCCGCTCGGCTCCTCCACGGCGTTCACCATCCCCGGCTCCATGCTGGGCGAGGGCGCCGCCAATGCCGTCGTCATCGCGCAGTCGATCGACCAGCTGCCCACCGTCGCCACCGGCGCGGAGCAGGACCCGGTGGAAGGGATGCCGGAGGTCGAGCTCGACGATGACGGCGCGCCGACGATCACGGTTCCCGACGAGGAGCCGCCGGCCGAGGTGCAGATGGCCGATCTCAAGCTCGGTGAGGGCGCGACCGTGGAGTCGGGCGACACCGTGTTCGTCCAGTACCGCGGCGTCAAGTGGTCGGACGGCACCGAGTTCGACTCCAGCTGGAGCCGCGGAACGCCCGCGCAGTTCCAGACGACCGGCGTGGTCGCGGGCTTCCAGCAGGCGCTCGAGGGTCAGACGGTCGGCTCGCAGGTGCTCGTGGTGATCCCGCCGGCGGCCGGCTACGGCGAGGGCGAGATCAACGACCAGGACCTCAAGGGCGAGACGCTCGTCTTCGTCATCGACATCCTGGGCGTTCAGCGCGCCGCCGCCGCCGAGTAG
- the dxr gene encoding 1-deoxy-D-xylulose-5-phosphate reductoisomerase has translation MRRVLILGSTGSIGTQALDVVRANPRRFEIVGLAAGSDRAGLDAQAAEFGVDSTALGAVEAEQLVRDVEADVVLNGITGSVGLGPTLAALETGRILALANKESLIVGGDLVTALARPGQIVPVDSEHSAIAQALRSGERGEVRRLVLTASGGPFRGRSRASLDAVTPAEALAHPTWDMGRVVTTNSATLVNKGLEVIEAHLLFGVSYSDIDVVVHPQSIVHSMVEFVDGSTIAQASPPDMRLPISLGLDWPNRIAGVGRPLDWTTATSWTFEPLDGAAFPAVRLAKQVGRAGGTYPAVFNAANEQAVDAFHEGRLSFLGIIDVIERVVDAHDAPDALTRAALADAEDWARRAADKAIAAAA, from the coding sequence ATGCGGCGCGTCCTGATCCTCGGCTCGACCGGTTCCATCGGCACGCAGGCGCTCGACGTCGTGCGGGCCAACCCCCGGCGGTTCGAGATCGTCGGCCTGGCTGCGGGCTCGGATCGCGCCGGGCTCGACGCGCAGGCGGCTGAGTTCGGAGTCGACAGCACGGCCCTTGGCGCGGTGGAGGCCGAGCAGCTGGTCCGCGATGTCGAGGCCGATGTCGTGCTCAACGGCATCACCGGCTCCGTCGGCCTCGGCCCGACTCTCGCGGCCCTCGAGACGGGCCGCATCCTCGCGCTCGCGAACAAGGAGTCGCTGATCGTGGGCGGCGACCTCGTCACCGCACTCGCGCGCCCCGGACAGATCGTGCCGGTCGACTCCGAGCACTCGGCGATCGCACAGGCGCTGCGGTCCGGCGAGCGCGGCGAGGTGCGCCGGCTCGTGCTGACGGCATCCGGCGGTCCGTTCCGGGGCCGCAGCCGCGCTTCGCTCGACGCCGTCACGCCCGCCGAGGCGCTCGCACATCCCACCTGGGACATGGGCCGCGTCGTGACGACGAATTCGGCGACGCTCGTCAACAAAGGGCTCGAGGTGATCGAGGCGCACCTTCTCTTCGGCGTCTCCTACTCGGACATCGACGTGGTGGTGCACCCGCAGTCGATCGTGCACTCGATGGTCGAGTTCGTCGACGGATCCACGATCGCGCAGGCCTCGCCGCCCGACATGCGCCTGCCGATCTCGCTAGGGCTCGACTGGCCGAACCGCATCGCGGGTGTCGGCCGGCCGCTGGACTGGACGACGGCGACCTCGTGGACGTTCGAGCCCCTCGACGGCGCCGCGTTCCCCGCGGTGCGCCTGGCGAAGCAGGTCGGTCGCGCCGGCGGAACCTACCCCGCCGTGTTCAACGCCGCCAACGAGCAGGCCGTGGATGCCTTCCACGAGGGCCGGCTGAGCTTCCTCGGGATCATCGATGTCATCGAGCGCGTCGTCGACGCCCACGACGCACCTGACGCGCTGACGCGGGCCGCGCTCGCCGACGCCGAGGATTGGGCTCGCCGCGCCGCCGACAAGGCGATCGCCGCAGCAGCCTGA